In Phenylobacterium hankyongense, the sequence CGTGCGGGGTCAGGGGACGATCTTCCTCGGCGGCCCGCCGCTGGTGAAGGCCGCCACCGGCGAGGTGATCTCGGCGGAGGAGCTGGGCGGCGCGGACACCCACGGCCGCCGCTCCGGCGTGGTCGACTACGTGGCCGACGACGACGAGCACGCCCTGGCCATCGTCCGCAACATCGTCGCCAACCTGAACACCCCCCGGCCCGTCGGCCCGGAGATGGCCGAGCCGCGGCCGCCGGCCTATGACCCGCAGGAGCTCTACGGCATCGTTCCCACCGACGTGCGCGCGCCCTACGACGTTCATGAGGTGATCGCCCGCATCGTCGACGGCTCGGCCTTCGACGAGTTCAAGGCGCTGTACGGCGCGACCCTGGTCTGCGGCTTCGCCCGCATCTGGGGCTATCCGGTCGCCATCCTCGCCAACAACGGCGTGCTGTTCTCGGAGAGCGCGCTGAAGGGCGCGCACTTCATCGAGCTGGCCTGCAAACGGAAGATCCCGCTGGTGTTCCTGCAGAACATCTCCGGCTTCATGGTCGGCGGGAAGTACGAGGCCGGCGGCATCGCCAAGGACGGCGCCAAGCTGGTCACCGCCGTCGCCTCCGCCGAGGTCCCGAAGTTCACCGTGCTGATCGGCGGTTCGTTCGGGGCCGGCAACTACGGCATGGCCGGCCGAGCCTTCTCGCCGCGCTTCCTGTGGACCTGGCCCAACAGCCGCATCTCGGTGATGGGCGGCGAGCAGGCCGCCAGCGTGCTGGCCACCGTCAGGCGCGACGGCATGGAGGCCAAGGGCCAGAGCTGGTCGGCCAAGGCCGAAGCCGCCTTCAAGGCCCCGATCCGCGAGCGCTACGAGACCGAGGGCGATCCCTACTTCGCCACCGGCCGGCTGTGGGACGACGGGATCATCGACCCGGTCCAGACCCGCGACGTGCTCGGCCTGTCCATCGCCGCGTCCCTCAACGCCCCGATCCCCGAGACGCGCTTCGGCGTGTTCCGGATGTGAGGCTGCGCACGATGGCGACATCGATGGCGCGCCAGCGCCGCCCGGTCCGACACCAAGACCACCAAGGCCACGAAGCCGGGGGCGCCGGACAGCCTTGGTGGTCTTGCTGGTCTTCGTGTTTGCGAATAGCGGCGCCTGCGGCGCGAGGGCTTGTCTGATGTTCCGTTCCGTCCTGGTCGCCAACCGCGGCGAGATCGCCCGCCGGGTGTTCGCCACCGCCCGCCGCATGGGCCTGGAGACGGTCGCCGTCTTCTCCGACGCCGACGCCGACGCCCCGCACGTACACGACGCCGACGCGGCCGTCCGGATCGGCCCCGCGCCGGCCCGCGACAGCTACCTCGTGCCCGAGAAGATCATCGCCGCCGCCCGCGCGTCGGGCGCCGAGGCCATCCACCCCGGCTACGGCTTCCTCTCCGAGAACGCCGCCTTCGCCGAGGCGGTGATCAAGGCCGGCCTGGTCTGGGTGGGCCCGCCGCCCTCGGCGATCCGCGCCATGGGGCTGAAGGACGCCGCCAAGGCGATCATGGACAAGGCCGGCGTGCCGGTGACCCCCGGCTACATGGGCGCCGACCAGGCCGAGGCCCGGCTGCAGAAGGAGGCCGACCGCATCGGCTATCCG encodes:
- a CDS encoding carboxyl transferase domain-containing protein; this encodes MRKLPTAVDPASQAFAANAEVNRGLAQELRERAAKAALGGPEESRKRHAGRGKLLPRERVMRLLDAGAPFLEVGALAAYGLYDDEAPAAGVITGIGRVCGREVMIVANDATVKGGAYFPLTVKKHLRAQEIALQNRLPCVYLVDSGGANLPHQAEVFPDRDHFGRIFFNQARMSAEGIAQIACVMGSCTAGGAYVPAMSDETVIVRGQGTIFLGGPPLVKAATGEVISAEELGGADTHGRRSGVVDYVADDDEHALAIVRNIVANLNTPRPVGPEMAEPRPPAYDPQELYGIVPTDVRAPYDVHEVIARIVDGSAFDEFKALYGATLVCGFARIWGYPVAILANNGVLFSESALKGAHFIELACKRKIPLVFLQNISGFMVGGKYEAGGIAKDGAKLVTAVASAEVPKFTVLIGGSFGAGNYGMAGRAFSPRFLWTWPNSRISVMGGEQAASVLATVRRDGMEAKGQSWSAKAEAAFKAPIRERYETEGDPYFATGRLWDDGIIDPVQTRDVLGLSIAASLNAPIPETRFGVFRM